A section of the Aythya fuligula isolate bAytFul2 chromosome 9, bAytFul2.pri, whole genome shotgun sequence genome encodes:
- the RUBCN gene encoding run domain Beclin-1-interacting and cysteine-rich domain-containing protein isoform X1: MEVEPRGGRAESRKEHWKLLGNLKTTVEGLVSTSNPNVWSKYGGLERLCRDMHSILYHGLIHDKVCCRQKDYWQFVKDIRQLSPSSAHHLEKFISLHENGQPGPDGRSDQAIAKLWLQHSLQFHCLSAQLRPLLGNRQYIRKFYADTAFLLSDAHVTAMLQCLEAVEQNNPRLLAQIDTSMLAGTSLPSLCASGPSAGTRDARDCDAEGHQSRLPGALGCLDHLAESLLTRRGEGPSPVTKSQSLTALPGSPYAPSAGCTQQRHCGSFSSLPHPASSGLPDRRPASSSVCSSTSQPQEHCPATRSSSFSEDRTSLEQPSSRIPSPKDPFSPASEMSSSTTSQSEDTWTGSQDDAQSDPNDGPEYLAIGNSGRRGRACSSASTSSSKSSSSNLFSSSSSQKLDSVSSLGEQGASGGGSWGLGLLRRSSFSEGQSSAPQGILKKSHVRSHSDTNVASGKLHGGLRDITIIIEDPVAESHGDTGRGRGTVSGSTQSSELSTPSSLYMEYDSGQYLSSGEGMFRRPSEGQSLISYLSEQDFGSCADLEKENAHFSISESLIAAIELMKCNMMNRQLEEEEEDSDKEIQELKQKIRIRRQQIRTKHLFPACQEMGSDSLVATDSESQFSSRGSMRLSDSGSAEDVEEYEIQDGNDGSNLIQMSKNGLSVSMASLFSDADIKRNPDSSRKSFLSSESISHSFSNSNSAEAVAMGLLKQFEGMQLPAASELEWLVPEHDAPQKLLPIPDSLPISPDDGEHADIYKLRIRVRGNLEWAPPRPQIIFNVHPAPTRKVAVAKQNYRCAGCGIRTDPDYIKRMRYCEYLGKYFCQCCHENAQTVIPSRILRKWDFSKYYVSNFSKDLLSKIWSDPLFNVQDINPALYRKVKSLNQVWMLRIQLFHMKNMFKTCRLAKDLLDSFDAVPGHLTEDLHLYSLSDLSATKRGDLVPRLIELLKAGSLHVEKCMLCQAKGFICEFCQNEDDIIFPFELNKCRTCEECKACYHKSCFKSTHCPRCERLQARRELLAKQSMESYVSDYEDELEQQEAAATT; the protein is encoded by the exons GAAGGAGCACTGGAAGCTGCTGGGCAACCTGAAGACCACCGTGGAAGGGTTGGTGTCCACCAGCAACCCCAACGTCTGGTCCAAGTATGGTGGCTTGGAGAGGCTCTGCAGGGACATGCACAGCATCCTTTACCACGGGCTCATCCACGACAAG gtgtgctgcaggcagaaggATTACTGGCAGTTCGTCAAAGACATTCGCCAGCTGagtcccagctctgctcatcACCTGGAGAAG TTCATCAGCCTGCACGAGAACGGCCAGCCCGGCCCAGACGGCCGCAGCGACCAAGCTATCGCcaagctgtggctgcagcacagcctgcagttCCACTGCCTCTCGGCGCAGCTCAGACCTCTCCTGGGGAACAGGCAGTACATAAGGAAATTCTACGCAG ACACTGCCTTCCTGCTCAGTGACGCCCACGTCACGGCCatgctgcagtgcctggaggCTGTCGAGCAGAACAACCCCAGGCTGCTGGCTCAGATCGACACGTCCATG CTGGCCGGCACGTCACTGCCCTCCCTGTGCGCGTCAGGTCCCTCTGCCGGGACAAGAGATGCACGTGACTGTGACGCTGAAGGACACCAGAGCCGCTTGCCTGGGGCTCTGGGCTGCCTGGATCATCTTGCTGAGAGCCTG CTCACCAGGAGGGGTGAAGGTCCTTCTCCAGTGACAAAGAGCCAGAGCCTGACTGCCCTCCCCGGGTCCCCGTACGCCCCGTCTGCAGGCTGCACGCAGCAGCGCCACTGCGGGTccttctccagcctgccccATCCAGCCTCGTCTGGCCTGCCAG ACAGGAGACCAGCGAGCTCCTCCgtctgctccagcaccagccagcCCCAGGAACACTGCCCGGCCAcccgctcctcctccttcaGCGAGGACAGGACCTCCCtggagcagcccagctcccgCATCCCCTCACCCAAGGACCCTTTCTCTCCGGCCAGCGAGATGagctccagcaccaccagccaGAGCGAGGACACCTGGACGGGGAGCCAGGACGATGCTCAGAGCGACCCCAACGATGGGCCCGAGTACCTGGCCATCGGCAACTCggggcgccggggccgggcctgCAGCAgcgccagcaccagcagcagcaagagcagcagctccaacctcttctcctccagcagctcccagaagCTGGACTCGGTTTCCTccctgggggagcagggggcgAGCggaggtgggagctggggcCTGGGCCTGTTGCGCCGGTCCAGCTTCTCGGAGGGGCAGTCGTCAGCCCCGCAGGGCATCCTCAAGAAGAGCCACGTGCGCTCGCACTCTGACACCAACGTGGCCTCGGGGAAATTGCACG GAGGCCTCAGGGATATCACCATTATAATAGAAGACCCAGTGGCAG AGTCCCACGGTGACAcgggcagaggcagagggaCCGTGTCTGGTTCCACCCAGAGCAGCGAGCTGAGCACACCCAGCTCCCTCTACATGGAGTATG ACTCTGGCCAGTACCTGAGCTCGGGGGAAGGGATGTTCAGAAGACCCTCGGAAGGGCAGTCCCTCATCAGCTACCTCTCTGAGCAGGACTTTGGCAGCTGTGCAGACCTGGAGAAG GAGAATGCTCACTTCAGCATCTCAGAGTCGCTGATCGCTGCCATCGAGCTGATGAAATGCAACATGATGAAccggcagctggaggaggaggaggaagacagCGACAAGGAGATCCAGGAGCTTAAACAGAAGATTCGCATTAGGCGCCAGCAGATCCGTACCAAGCACCTGTTCCCTGCCTGCCAGGAGATGGGCTCAGACA GCCTTGTGGCGACAGACAGCGAGTCCCAGTTCAGCTCCCGCGGCTCCATGCGCCTGTCGGATTCTGGCTCTGCGGAGGACGTGGAGGAGTACGAGATACAAG ATGGTAACGATGGATCTAACCTGATTCAAATGTCCAAGAACGGCCTCTCAGTGTCAATGGCTTCCTTGTTCTCAG ATGCAGACATCAAGAGGAATCCAGACTCCAGCAGGAAATCCTTTCTCTCCTCAGAGTCCAT ATCCCACTCCTTCAGCAACTCGAACTCGGCAGAAGCCGTCGCCATGGGCTTGCTGAAGCAGTTTGAGGGCATGCAGCTGCCGGCTGCCTCCGAACTGGAATGGCTCGTCCCCGAGCACGATGCTCCGCAGAAG ctcctgcccatcCCTGACTCTTTGCCCATCTCCCCCGATGATGGAGAGCACGCCGACATCTACAAGCTGAGGATTCGGGTGCGCGGAAACCTGGAGTGGGCGCCCCCGCGACCGCAGATCATCTTCAACGTTCACCCAGCCCCAAC gaggaaggtggCTGTGGCCAAGCAGAATTACCGCTGCGCGGGCTGTGGCATCCGCACTGATCCTG ATTACATCAAGCGGATGCGGTACTGTGAGTACCTGGGGAAGTATTTCTGCCAGTGCTGCCACGAGAACGCCCAGACGGTCATCCCCAGCCGCATCCTGCGCAAGTGGGACTTCAGCAAGTACTACGTGAGCAACTTCTCCAAGGACCTGCTGAGCAAGATCTGGAGCGACCCACTCTTCAACGTGCAGGATATCAATCCTGCCCTGTACAGGAAAGTGAAGTCTCTCAACCAAGTGTGG ATGCTGCGAATCCAGCTCTTCCACATGAAGAACATGTTTAAGACCTGCCGCCTAGCTAAAGA cctcctAGACTCCTTTGATGCAGTGCCCGGCCACTTGACGGAAGATTTGCACCTCTACTCCCTGAGCGACCTCAGCGCCACGAAGAGGGGGGACCTGGTGCCTCGCCTGATAGAACTGCTGAAGGCAGGCAGCCTGCACGTTGAGAAATGCATG TTGTGCCAAGCTAAAGGCTTCATCTGCGAGTTCTGCCAGAATGAAGACGACATCATCTTCCCCTTTGAGCTCAACAAGTGCAGGACGTGTGAAG agTGCAAAGCCTGCTACCACAAGTCCTGCTTCAAGTCCACCCACTGTCCCCGCTGCGAGCGGCTCCAAGCCCGGCGGGAGCTGCTGGCCAAGCAGAGCATGGAGTCCTACGTCTCGGACTACGAAGACGAgttggagcagcaggaggcagcagcaaccACATGA
- the RUBCN gene encoding run domain Beclin-1-interacting and cysteine-rich domain-containing protein isoform X3, whose translation MEVEPRGGRAESRKEHWKLLGNLKTTVEGLVSTSNPNVWSKYGGLERLCRDMHSILYHGLIHDKVCCRQKDYWQFVKDIRQLSPSSAHHLEKFISLHENGQPGPDGRSDQAIAKLWLQHSLQFHCLSAQLRPLLGNRQYIRKFYADTAFLLSDAHVTAMLQCLEAVEQNNPRLLAQIDTSMLAGTSLPSLCASGPSAGTRDARDCDAEGHQSRLPGALGCLDHLAESLLTRRGEGPSPVTKSQSLTALPGSPYAPSAGCTQQRHCGSFSSLPHPASSGLPDRRPASSSVCSSTSQPQEHCPATRSSSFSEDRTSLEQPSSRIPSPKDPFSPASEMSSSTTSQSEDTWTGSQDDAQSDPNDGPEYLAIGNSGRRGRACSSASTSSSKSSSSNLFSSSSSQKLDSVSSLGEQGASGGGSWGLGLLRRSSFSEGQSSAPQGILKKSHVRSHSDTNVASGKLHGGLRDITIIIEDPVAESHGDTGRGRGTVSGSTQSSELSTPSSLYMEYDSGQYLSSGEGMFRRPSEGQSLISYLSEQDFGSCADLEKENAHFSISESLIAAIELMKCNMMNRQLEEEEEDSDKEIQELKQKIRIRRQQIRTKHLFPACQEMGSDSLVATDSESQFSSRGSMRLSDSGSAEDVEEYEIQDADIKRNPDSSRKSFLSSESISHSFSNSNSAEAVAMGLLKQFEGMQLPAASELEWLVPEHDAPQKLLPIPDSLPISPDDGEHADIYKLRIRVRGNLEWAPPRPQIIFNVHPAPTRKVAVAKQNYRCAGCGIRTDPDYIKRMRYCEYLGKYFCQCCHENAQTVIPSRILRKWDFSKYYVSNFSKDLLSKIWSDPLFNVQDINPALYRKVKSLNQVWMLRIQLFHMKNMFKTCRLAKDLLDSFDAVPGHLTEDLHLYSLSDLSATKRGDLVPRLIELLKAGSLHVEKCMLCQAKGFICEFCQNEDDIIFPFELNKCRTCEECKACYHKSCFKSTHCPRCERLQARRELLAKQSMESYVSDYEDELEQQEAAATT comes from the exons GAAGGAGCACTGGAAGCTGCTGGGCAACCTGAAGACCACCGTGGAAGGGTTGGTGTCCACCAGCAACCCCAACGTCTGGTCCAAGTATGGTGGCTTGGAGAGGCTCTGCAGGGACATGCACAGCATCCTTTACCACGGGCTCATCCACGACAAG gtgtgctgcaggcagaaggATTACTGGCAGTTCGTCAAAGACATTCGCCAGCTGagtcccagctctgctcatcACCTGGAGAAG TTCATCAGCCTGCACGAGAACGGCCAGCCCGGCCCAGACGGCCGCAGCGACCAAGCTATCGCcaagctgtggctgcagcacagcctgcagttCCACTGCCTCTCGGCGCAGCTCAGACCTCTCCTGGGGAACAGGCAGTACATAAGGAAATTCTACGCAG ACACTGCCTTCCTGCTCAGTGACGCCCACGTCACGGCCatgctgcagtgcctggaggCTGTCGAGCAGAACAACCCCAGGCTGCTGGCTCAGATCGACACGTCCATG CTGGCCGGCACGTCACTGCCCTCCCTGTGCGCGTCAGGTCCCTCTGCCGGGACAAGAGATGCACGTGACTGTGACGCTGAAGGACACCAGAGCCGCTTGCCTGGGGCTCTGGGCTGCCTGGATCATCTTGCTGAGAGCCTG CTCACCAGGAGGGGTGAAGGTCCTTCTCCAGTGACAAAGAGCCAGAGCCTGACTGCCCTCCCCGGGTCCCCGTACGCCCCGTCTGCAGGCTGCACGCAGCAGCGCCACTGCGGGTccttctccagcctgccccATCCAGCCTCGTCTGGCCTGCCAG ACAGGAGACCAGCGAGCTCCTCCgtctgctccagcaccagccagcCCCAGGAACACTGCCCGGCCAcccgctcctcctccttcaGCGAGGACAGGACCTCCCtggagcagcccagctcccgCATCCCCTCACCCAAGGACCCTTTCTCTCCGGCCAGCGAGATGagctccagcaccaccagccaGAGCGAGGACACCTGGACGGGGAGCCAGGACGATGCTCAGAGCGACCCCAACGATGGGCCCGAGTACCTGGCCATCGGCAACTCggggcgccggggccgggcctgCAGCAgcgccagcaccagcagcagcaagagcagcagctccaacctcttctcctccagcagctcccagaagCTGGACTCGGTTTCCTccctgggggagcagggggcgAGCggaggtgggagctggggcCTGGGCCTGTTGCGCCGGTCCAGCTTCTCGGAGGGGCAGTCGTCAGCCCCGCAGGGCATCCTCAAGAAGAGCCACGTGCGCTCGCACTCTGACACCAACGTGGCCTCGGGGAAATTGCACG GAGGCCTCAGGGATATCACCATTATAATAGAAGACCCAGTGGCAG AGTCCCACGGTGACAcgggcagaggcagagggaCCGTGTCTGGTTCCACCCAGAGCAGCGAGCTGAGCACACCCAGCTCCCTCTACATGGAGTATG ACTCTGGCCAGTACCTGAGCTCGGGGGAAGGGATGTTCAGAAGACCCTCGGAAGGGCAGTCCCTCATCAGCTACCTCTCTGAGCAGGACTTTGGCAGCTGTGCAGACCTGGAGAAG GAGAATGCTCACTTCAGCATCTCAGAGTCGCTGATCGCTGCCATCGAGCTGATGAAATGCAACATGATGAAccggcagctggaggaggaggaggaagacagCGACAAGGAGATCCAGGAGCTTAAACAGAAGATTCGCATTAGGCGCCAGCAGATCCGTACCAAGCACCTGTTCCCTGCCTGCCAGGAGATGGGCTCAGACA GCCTTGTGGCGACAGACAGCGAGTCCCAGTTCAGCTCCCGCGGCTCCATGCGCCTGTCGGATTCTGGCTCTGCGGAGGACGTGGAGGAGTACGAGATACAAG ATGCAGACATCAAGAGGAATCCAGACTCCAGCAGGAAATCCTTTCTCTCCTCAGAGTCCAT ATCCCACTCCTTCAGCAACTCGAACTCGGCAGAAGCCGTCGCCATGGGCTTGCTGAAGCAGTTTGAGGGCATGCAGCTGCCGGCTGCCTCCGAACTGGAATGGCTCGTCCCCGAGCACGATGCTCCGCAGAAG ctcctgcccatcCCTGACTCTTTGCCCATCTCCCCCGATGATGGAGAGCACGCCGACATCTACAAGCTGAGGATTCGGGTGCGCGGAAACCTGGAGTGGGCGCCCCCGCGACCGCAGATCATCTTCAACGTTCACCCAGCCCCAAC gaggaaggtggCTGTGGCCAAGCAGAATTACCGCTGCGCGGGCTGTGGCATCCGCACTGATCCTG ATTACATCAAGCGGATGCGGTACTGTGAGTACCTGGGGAAGTATTTCTGCCAGTGCTGCCACGAGAACGCCCAGACGGTCATCCCCAGCCGCATCCTGCGCAAGTGGGACTTCAGCAAGTACTACGTGAGCAACTTCTCCAAGGACCTGCTGAGCAAGATCTGGAGCGACCCACTCTTCAACGTGCAGGATATCAATCCTGCCCTGTACAGGAAAGTGAAGTCTCTCAACCAAGTGTGG ATGCTGCGAATCCAGCTCTTCCACATGAAGAACATGTTTAAGACCTGCCGCCTAGCTAAAGA cctcctAGACTCCTTTGATGCAGTGCCCGGCCACTTGACGGAAGATTTGCACCTCTACTCCCTGAGCGACCTCAGCGCCACGAAGAGGGGGGACCTGGTGCCTCGCCTGATAGAACTGCTGAAGGCAGGCAGCCTGCACGTTGAGAAATGCATG TTGTGCCAAGCTAAAGGCTTCATCTGCGAGTTCTGCCAGAATGAAGACGACATCATCTTCCCCTTTGAGCTCAACAAGTGCAGGACGTGTGAAG agTGCAAAGCCTGCTACCACAAGTCCTGCTTCAAGTCCACCCACTGTCCCCGCTGCGAGCGGCTCCAAGCCCGGCGGGAGCTGCTGGCCAAGCAGAGCATGGAGTCCTACGTCTCGGACTACGAAGACGAgttggagcagcaggaggcagcagcaaccACATGA
- the RUBCN gene encoding run domain Beclin-1-interacting and cysteine-rich domain-containing protein isoform X2: MEVEPRGGRAESRKEHWKLLGNLKTTVEGLVSTSNPNVWSKYGGLERLCRDMHSILYHGLIHDKVCCRQKDYWQFVKDIRQLSPSSAHHLEKFISLHENGQPGPDGRSDQAIAKLWLQHSLQFHCLSAQLRPLLGNRQYIRKFYADTAFLLSDAHVTAMLQCLEAVEQNNPRLLAQIDTSMLAGTSLPSLCASGPSAGTRDARDCDAEGHQSRLPGALGCLDHLAESLLTRRGEGPSPVTKSQSLTALPGSPYAPSAGCTQQRHCGSFSSLPHPASSGLPDRRPASSSVCSSTSQPQEHCPATRSSSFSEDRTSLEQPSSRIPSPKDPFSPASEMSSSTTSQSEDTWTGSQDDAQSDPNDGPEYLAIGNSGRRGRACSSASTSSSKSSSSNLFSSSSSQKLDSVSSLGEQGASGGGSWGLGLLRRSSFSEGQSSAPQGILKKSHVRSHSDTNVASGKLHESHGDTGRGRGTVSGSTQSSELSTPSSLYMEYDSGQYLSSGEGMFRRPSEGQSLISYLSEQDFGSCADLEKENAHFSISESLIAAIELMKCNMMNRQLEEEEEDSDKEIQELKQKIRIRRQQIRTKHLFPACQEMGSDSLVATDSESQFSSRGSMRLSDSGSAEDVEEYEIQDGNDGSNLIQMSKNGLSVSMASLFSDADIKRNPDSSRKSFLSSESISHSFSNSNSAEAVAMGLLKQFEGMQLPAASELEWLVPEHDAPQKLLPIPDSLPISPDDGEHADIYKLRIRVRGNLEWAPPRPQIIFNVHPAPTRKVAVAKQNYRCAGCGIRTDPDYIKRMRYCEYLGKYFCQCCHENAQTVIPSRILRKWDFSKYYVSNFSKDLLSKIWSDPLFNVQDINPALYRKVKSLNQVWMLRIQLFHMKNMFKTCRLAKDLLDSFDAVPGHLTEDLHLYSLSDLSATKRGDLVPRLIELLKAGSLHVEKCMLCQAKGFICEFCQNEDDIIFPFELNKCRTCEECKACYHKSCFKSTHCPRCERLQARRELLAKQSMESYVSDYEDELEQQEAAATT, encoded by the exons GAAGGAGCACTGGAAGCTGCTGGGCAACCTGAAGACCACCGTGGAAGGGTTGGTGTCCACCAGCAACCCCAACGTCTGGTCCAAGTATGGTGGCTTGGAGAGGCTCTGCAGGGACATGCACAGCATCCTTTACCACGGGCTCATCCACGACAAG gtgtgctgcaggcagaaggATTACTGGCAGTTCGTCAAAGACATTCGCCAGCTGagtcccagctctgctcatcACCTGGAGAAG TTCATCAGCCTGCACGAGAACGGCCAGCCCGGCCCAGACGGCCGCAGCGACCAAGCTATCGCcaagctgtggctgcagcacagcctgcagttCCACTGCCTCTCGGCGCAGCTCAGACCTCTCCTGGGGAACAGGCAGTACATAAGGAAATTCTACGCAG ACACTGCCTTCCTGCTCAGTGACGCCCACGTCACGGCCatgctgcagtgcctggaggCTGTCGAGCAGAACAACCCCAGGCTGCTGGCTCAGATCGACACGTCCATG CTGGCCGGCACGTCACTGCCCTCCCTGTGCGCGTCAGGTCCCTCTGCCGGGACAAGAGATGCACGTGACTGTGACGCTGAAGGACACCAGAGCCGCTTGCCTGGGGCTCTGGGCTGCCTGGATCATCTTGCTGAGAGCCTG CTCACCAGGAGGGGTGAAGGTCCTTCTCCAGTGACAAAGAGCCAGAGCCTGACTGCCCTCCCCGGGTCCCCGTACGCCCCGTCTGCAGGCTGCACGCAGCAGCGCCACTGCGGGTccttctccagcctgccccATCCAGCCTCGTCTGGCCTGCCAG ACAGGAGACCAGCGAGCTCCTCCgtctgctccagcaccagccagcCCCAGGAACACTGCCCGGCCAcccgctcctcctccttcaGCGAGGACAGGACCTCCCtggagcagcccagctcccgCATCCCCTCACCCAAGGACCCTTTCTCTCCGGCCAGCGAGATGagctccagcaccaccagccaGAGCGAGGACACCTGGACGGGGAGCCAGGACGATGCTCAGAGCGACCCCAACGATGGGCCCGAGTACCTGGCCATCGGCAACTCggggcgccggggccgggcctgCAGCAgcgccagcaccagcagcagcaagagcagcagctccaacctcttctcctccagcagctcccagaagCTGGACTCGGTTTCCTccctgggggagcagggggcgAGCggaggtgggagctggggcCTGGGCCTGTTGCGCCGGTCCAGCTTCTCGGAGGGGCAGTCGTCAGCCCCGCAGGGCATCCTCAAGAAGAGCCACGTGCGCTCGCACTCTGACACCAACGTGGCCTCGGGGAAATTGCACG AGTCCCACGGTGACAcgggcagaggcagagggaCCGTGTCTGGTTCCACCCAGAGCAGCGAGCTGAGCACACCCAGCTCCCTCTACATGGAGTATG ACTCTGGCCAGTACCTGAGCTCGGGGGAAGGGATGTTCAGAAGACCCTCGGAAGGGCAGTCCCTCATCAGCTACCTCTCTGAGCAGGACTTTGGCAGCTGTGCAGACCTGGAGAAG GAGAATGCTCACTTCAGCATCTCAGAGTCGCTGATCGCTGCCATCGAGCTGATGAAATGCAACATGATGAAccggcagctggaggaggaggaggaagacagCGACAAGGAGATCCAGGAGCTTAAACAGAAGATTCGCATTAGGCGCCAGCAGATCCGTACCAAGCACCTGTTCCCTGCCTGCCAGGAGATGGGCTCAGACA GCCTTGTGGCGACAGACAGCGAGTCCCAGTTCAGCTCCCGCGGCTCCATGCGCCTGTCGGATTCTGGCTCTGCGGAGGACGTGGAGGAGTACGAGATACAAG ATGGTAACGATGGATCTAACCTGATTCAAATGTCCAAGAACGGCCTCTCAGTGTCAATGGCTTCCTTGTTCTCAG ATGCAGACATCAAGAGGAATCCAGACTCCAGCAGGAAATCCTTTCTCTCCTCAGAGTCCAT ATCCCACTCCTTCAGCAACTCGAACTCGGCAGAAGCCGTCGCCATGGGCTTGCTGAAGCAGTTTGAGGGCATGCAGCTGCCGGCTGCCTCCGAACTGGAATGGCTCGTCCCCGAGCACGATGCTCCGCAGAAG ctcctgcccatcCCTGACTCTTTGCCCATCTCCCCCGATGATGGAGAGCACGCCGACATCTACAAGCTGAGGATTCGGGTGCGCGGAAACCTGGAGTGGGCGCCCCCGCGACCGCAGATCATCTTCAACGTTCACCCAGCCCCAAC gaggaaggtggCTGTGGCCAAGCAGAATTACCGCTGCGCGGGCTGTGGCATCCGCACTGATCCTG ATTACATCAAGCGGATGCGGTACTGTGAGTACCTGGGGAAGTATTTCTGCCAGTGCTGCCACGAGAACGCCCAGACGGTCATCCCCAGCCGCATCCTGCGCAAGTGGGACTTCAGCAAGTACTACGTGAGCAACTTCTCCAAGGACCTGCTGAGCAAGATCTGGAGCGACCCACTCTTCAACGTGCAGGATATCAATCCTGCCCTGTACAGGAAAGTGAAGTCTCTCAACCAAGTGTGG ATGCTGCGAATCCAGCTCTTCCACATGAAGAACATGTTTAAGACCTGCCGCCTAGCTAAAGA cctcctAGACTCCTTTGATGCAGTGCCCGGCCACTTGACGGAAGATTTGCACCTCTACTCCCTGAGCGACCTCAGCGCCACGAAGAGGGGGGACCTGGTGCCTCGCCTGATAGAACTGCTGAAGGCAGGCAGCCTGCACGTTGAGAAATGCATG TTGTGCCAAGCTAAAGGCTTCATCTGCGAGTTCTGCCAGAATGAAGACGACATCATCTTCCCCTTTGAGCTCAACAAGTGCAGGACGTGTGAAG agTGCAAAGCCTGCTACCACAAGTCCTGCTTCAAGTCCACCCACTGTCCCCGCTGCGAGCGGCTCCAAGCCCGGCGGGAGCTGCTGGCCAAGCAGAGCATGGAGTCCTACGTCTCGGACTACGAAGACGAgttggagcagcaggaggcagcagcaaccACATGA